In the Cololabis saira isolate AMF1-May2022 chromosome 7, fColSai1.1, whole genome shotgun sequence genome, one interval contains:
- the si:ch211-168f7.5 gene encoding uncharacterized protein si:ch211-168f7.5 gives MAARRGGCSVNSLWSGSERVRIGERLRATLAGVLELEVLRCKHLEMVGSALALEEEEEEEGSRTPESAATSRCRQQTPSPSDTVMISCQSCPEDCGTNPGDVLVHSSSGRGSRWSTLSWDAPSDLLSPPTPDPSGVAHLDSDSRPSSGFYSVSGSSLSDSSYSVSSDATHGGAVPPARPLKLWEQVQMSADNTDTQWSEGAVQPQQPVPDHSQEDAGPTDHTPVSVSGEFEATGLSFLSDLCSGLGDSLISSIVTLLSSPTSPSSFNSKCQLDPRFCTDLVSRRTKEVYSYPSPLHAVALQSPLFTSQSQEQSTSTSTDGHHNDELQESNTGGAVPSQPKQPPTLASLTHLEQFISRLARQHHSRIPSSTSDLPLVSTPGPVSHRGTSTTGKSHGSTQSLLGFESRREPCTLPGGSITPCKSLLGNSARVSLSTAGKKGTRNSINLGNLPSATGEDLNINLHLNLNLNLTPGLSSSQGLVDNPKNGSCGAQRGDFAATPTGSASSLSSATPTPGLRSRSRISTCPGNLSHRSSLEVPSGSGAGSGFGSSVFCRSLDWSSGAPSDSGALQSAFGKNTGSAPGSQRSSLIQESNSSTKLSEDSPMVMEISRLSGLSRSVVVGLMEQGVELDIDCFQTDSAAEVRGHGKTHLTAQKDQSHDYSRMPEVNHQRPIQLSLSVTHSPQSQCSFDAPLSQSSSPIHPHQSIHISSPHYSSHCHYQHIPSPSEHPSSTASSPASHPTPRAHSPPRPLQPSPLGATPLSVFRRDSPFQCSLPHNNTRASPLEYKGIQPRGGSLRQSAGGSEGSSSRWQRVEGEGLYRGKHASHKLVRAATVSSYAKRDDYISTVWTDEEEMARSATNTPKRSSSKLWRGFWGKESESEKDELDRAEYGYGWRSSSVGSWRREQRRGKASCSRGNKKPQLENSPIFSTKRGKDDGEKGSSSLRLSRRVLFRSESQGLLVPSNRNKEPTKRGHWVSSLDVGPGGMAISKEEGFRLLRAKEEDKRLSSTASLFNLSRSQSLEGSCQSLSPLSSPSFSPSPPLRMPLQRSRSLRDLGRKVFGSMRSLSLKRKPSKK, from the exons ACTCCCTCTCCCTCAGATACGGTAATGATATCCTGTCAGAGCTGCCCAGAGGACTGTGGCACCAACCCGGGGGATGTACTGGTCCACTCTTCCTCTGGCAGAGGGAGTAGGTGGTCTACTCTGTCTTGGGACGCCCCGTCTGACCTGCTCTCTCCTCCAACCCCGGACCCCAGTGGTGTGGCCCACCTGGATAGTGACTCTAGACCCAGTTCAG gCTTTTATTCGGTGAGTGGGAGCTCTCTTTCGGACTCGTCGTACTCTGTGTCCAGTGATGCTACCCATGGAGGAGCAGTGCCACCTGCCCGACCCCTGAAGCTGTGGGAACAGGTTCAGATGTCAGCTGACAACACTGACACCCAGTGGTCAGAGGGGGCAGTGCAGCCGCAGCAGCCTGTACCTGACCACAGCCAGGAGGACGCTGGACCAACAGACCACACTCCGGTTTCAG TCTCTGGTGAATTTGAGGCCACTGGTCTGAGCTTTTTGTCAGACCTTTGCTCAGGACTTGGTGATTCCTTGATTTCCTCCATCGTCACACTCCTCAGCTCCCCCACTTCCCCTTCCTCTTTTAATTCAAAATGCCAACTAGACCCCCGCTTCTGCACAGACCTGGTGTCACGACGGACCAAAGAGGTGTACTCCTATCCAAGCCCACTGCATGCTGTTGCTCTCCAAAGCCCTCTCTTCACCTCACAGAGCCAGGAGCAATCCACCTCTACAAGCACCGATGGACACCACAATGATGAACTGCAAGAGTCAAACACTGGAGGAGCTGTGCCTTCCCAGCCAAAACAGCCTCCCACACTTGCGTCGCTCACCCATTTGGAGCAGTTCATCTCTCGACTGGCTCGCCAGCACCACAGTCGGATACCCTCTTCCACCTCTGATCTCCCTTTGGTGTCCACTCCTGGCCCGGTCTCTCATAGAGGCACATCTACCACTGGCAAAAGTCATGGCTCCACGCAGTCCCTGTTGGGCTTTGAGAGCCGCAGAGAGCCCTGCACCCTTCCAGGGGGCAGCATCACCCCCTGCAAGTCACTGTTGGGCAACTCAGCCAGAGTCAGCCTCAGCACTGCGGGGAAAAAGGGCACCAGGAATTCAATCAACCTGGGTAACCTTCCCTCAGCAACTGGAGAAGACTTGAACATCAATCTGCATCTCAACCTCAACCTCAACCTGACTCCTGGTTTAAGTTCTAGCCAGGGGCTGGTAGACAATCCCAAAAATGGCAGTTGTGGAGCTCAGAGAGGGGACTTTGCTGCTACTCCTACTGGCTCCGCCTCTTCACTTTCCTCTGCTACACCCACGCCAGGACTAAGATCTCGCTCTCGCATTTCAACCTGTCCAGGCAACCTGAGCCACCGCAGTTCTCTGGAAGTCCCGTCTGGGTCGGGAGCCGGCTCTGGATTTGGGTCGTCGGTCTTCTGTCGCTCATTAGACTGGAGCAGCGGTGCACCATCAGACAGTGGTGCACTGCAGTCAGCTTTTGGTAAAAACACTGGATCAGCTCCTGGGTCTCAGCGCAGTAGCTTAATCCAAGAATCCAATTCTAGTACCAAATTGAGTGAAGACTCCCCCATGGTGATGGAGATCTCCCGCCTCTCTGGCCTATCTAGGTCTGTAGTGGTCGGACTGATGGAACAAGGTGTAGAGCTAGATATTGACTGCTTTCAAACAGATTCTGCAGCTGAGGTGAGGGGTCATGGTAAAACTCACTTAACAGCTCAGAAAGATCAGTCACATGACTATTCCAGGATGCCAGAAGTGAATCATCAGAGACCAATACAGCTTTCTCTCAGTGTCACCCATTCTCCACAGTCTCAGTGCAGCTTTGACGCTCCTCTCTCTCAATCCAGCAGCCCCATACACCCTCACCAGTCCATCCATATTTCATCTCCTCACTACTCCTCACACTGCCACTACCAACACATCCCTTCCCCATCTGAACATCCCTCTTCCACGGCATCTTCCCCTGCTTCACATCCCACCCCAAGGGCTCACTCCCCTCCTCGCCCTCTCCAGCCATCCCCTCTGGGTGCCACTCCCCTCTCAGTTTTCCGACGGGATTCACCCTTCCAGTGCTCATTGCCTCACAACAACACCAGAGCCTCCCCTTTGGAGTATAAAGGCATCCAACCAAGAGGTGGATCGCTTCGGCAGAGCGCGGGAGGAAGTGagggtagtagtagtaggtggCAGAGGGTGGAGGGAGAAGGGCTCTACAGAGGGAAACATGCCTCCCATAAGTTGGTCAGGGCAGCCACTGTTAGTAGCTATGCCAAGAGAGACGACTACATCTCCACAGTCTGGACAGACGAGGAGGAAATGGCACGATCAGCAACCAACACGCCCAAGAGGTCCTCCAGCAAGCTCTGGAGGGGCTTCTGGGGTAAAGAATCTGAAAGTGAAAAGGATGAATTGGACAGAGCCGAGTATGGTTACGGCTGGAGGAGTAGTAGCGTTGGAAGCTGGAGGAGAGAGCAGCGAAGGGGGAAGGCTTCATGCAGTCGAGGTAACAAGAAGCCTCAACTAGAAAACTCGCCCATCTTCTCAACGAAGAGAGGGAAAGATGATGGGGAGAAAGGCAGTTCCAGCCTCAGGCTTTCAAGACGGGTTCTGTTCAGGAGCGAGTCCCAGGGCTTGCTTGTACCGTCTAATCGTAACAAGGAGCCAACAAAGCGGGGGCACTGGGTTTCGTCCTTAGATGTGGGACCGGGAGGCATGGCGATCAGCAAGGAAGAAGGCTTCAGACTACTTAGAGCAAAGGAAGAGGACAAACGTTTGTCTTCCACTGCTAGCCTCTTTAACCTCTCTCGTTCCCAGAGCCTAGAGGGCAGCTGTCAGTCTCTCTCACCTCTGTCCTCCCcatctttttccccttccccgCCTCTACGGATGCCCCTCCAGCGCTCCCGATCACTGAGGGATTTAGGGAGGAAAGTATTCGGCTCGATGAGATCCCTCAGTCTCAAACGGAAGCCATCTAAGAAGTAA